A genome region from Natronobeatus ordinarius includes the following:
- a CDS encoding DUF5786 family protein, which yields MSMGAYDEDEHERREMQASKVDTDFDDERTIYHGKVEYDSGDSAEALLDKFEEIKSS from the coding sequence ATGTCAATGGGTGCCTATGACGAAGACGAGCACGAGCGCCGTGAGATGCAGGCCTCCAAGGTCGACACCGACTTCGACGACGAGCGGACGATCTATCACGGAAAAGTCGAGTACGACTCCGGCGACTCCGCGGAAGCGCTCCTAGACAAGTTCGAGGAGATCAAATCGAGTTAG
- a CDS encoding DUF5784 family protein translates to MARPLRFRYSPQSWSADRVRQEILHPLRRNIGARAVSPRFDVNGGWETHRFEMKNGDVALFARRDGEAYWMGNTETPSSLWRTDKYGWREIPFKVSRWAQRELLADLHEEDPWLADYPYISWYFLPVFMSKDGRESTRAFFREHAAGFPDAGRRESMRFFEDFFRAGVLDEYRHVMSGKLGTSNHVDRVRMSATMGEFIAAKLLADAGYDITPEIEVATGHSLDYRARDDSTNVLVEVTRPQPPANRAAAGPVAAVRDTAETKTNGQLAEHGGGAVLFVDCSSFRDDSWAAVKGERPEVRHRPAVVYRARPNGRIEAYSKGSVPLKLADALQFVD, encoded by the coding sequence GTGGCACGGCCGCTTCGCTTTCGATATTCGCCTCAGTCCTGGAGTGCAGACCGGGTTCGACAAGAGATCCTGCACCCGCTTCGGAGAAACATCGGCGCTCGAGCCGTCTCCCCCCGCTTCGACGTCAACGGCGGGTGGGAAACCCACCGCTTCGAGATGAAAAACGGCGACGTCGCGCTGTTCGCTCGTAGGGACGGCGAGGCCTACTGGATGGGGAACACCGAGACGCCGAGTTCACTCTGGCGGACTGATAAATACGGCTGGCGCGAGATTCCCTTCAAGGTGTCGCGATGGGCCCAGCGCGAACTCCTCGCGGACCTCCACGAGGAAGATCCGTGGCTCGCCGACTACCCCTACATCTCGTGGTACTTCCTCCCCGTCTTCATGTCCAAAGACGGTCGGGAGTCGACGCGGGCCTTTTTCCGCGAACACGCCGCCGGCTTCCCCGACGCCGGCCGCCGGGAGTCGATGCGCTTTTTCGAGGACTTCTTCCGGGCGGGGGTCCTCGACGAGTACCGGCACGTCATGTCGGGCAAGCTCGGCACGAGCAACCACGTCGATCGGGTACGCATGAGCGCCACGATGGGCGAGTTCATCGCCGCGAAACTGCTCGCCGACGCGGGCTACGACATCACCCCCGAGATCGAGGTGGCGACCGGTCACTCGCTCGATTACCGCGCGAGAGACGATTCGACGAACGTCTTAGTCGAGGTCACCCGTCCCCAGCCGCCGGCGAACCGCGCCGCCGCCGGCCCCGTCGCCGCCGTTCGCGACACCGCCGAGACCAAGACCAACGGCCAGCTCGCCGAACACGGCGGCGGCGCCGTCCTCTTCGTCGACTGCTCGAGCTTCCGCGACGACAGCTGGGCCGCCGTCAAAGGCGAACGACCCGAGGTTCGTCATCGCCCGGCCGTCGTCTACCGCGCCCGGCCGAACGGCCGCATCGAAGCCTACAGCAAGGGCTCGGTCCCGCTCAAGCTCGCCGACGCACTCCAGTTCGTCGACTGA
- a CDS encoding DUF2795 domain-containing protein, with amino-acid sequence MLLNGTGEVIDAHEYPATTEELIETCGEHCLELPNGSETVAEVLGRLESETFESPEDARFAVYSAVSDKAVGRVGYSDRDPTPLGSPHAPEPMSF; translated from the coding sequence ATGCTGCTCAATGGCACCGGCGAGGTCATCGACGCCCACGAGTATCCCGCGACCACCGAGGAACTGATCGAGACGTGCGGCGAGCACTGTCTCGAGCTCCCCAACGGCTCCGAGACGGTCGCCGAGGTACTCGGCCGGCTCGAGTCCGAAACGTTCGAGTCGCCGGAGGACGCTCGCTTCGCGGTCTACTCCGCGGTGAGCGACAAGGCCGTCGGCCGCGTCGGCTACAGCGACCGCGACCCGACCCCGCTCGGCAGCCCCCACGCGCCCGAGCCGATGTCGTTCTAG
- a CDS encoding PHP domain-containing protein: MPYADLHVHTTRSDGTLEFEAVPAAARQADVSVVGLTDHERLQPLERPVVERDGVTIVHGIELRVEPDGGDRVDLLGYGVTPTTALEELVEDIQRNRLERGQAIVDCVEDRLGIDLAIDVEGGFGRPHVARAIADHPDADYDYQGAFDHLIGAGKPCYVPRWVPSFDRGRRTLEEACPIVSLAHPLRYRDPASALELVADLDAVERHYPYGRAVDTEPVERVVDRHDVLVTGGSDAHDERLGLAGLSAAQFRALELPAP; this comes from the coding sequence ATGCCGTACGCCGACCTCCACGTGCACACGACCCGCTCCGACGGGACGCTCGAGTTCGAGGCCGTTCCCGCCGCCGCCAGGCAGGCCGACGTCAGCGTCGTCGGGCTCACGGACCACGAGCGGCTGCAGCCTCTCGAGCGACCGGTCGTCGAACGTGATGGCGTGACGATCGTCCACGGGATCGAACTCCGCGTCGAGCCCGATGGGGGCGACCGAGTCGACCTGCTCGGCTACGGCGTCACGCCGACGACTGCCCTCGAGGAACTCGTCGAGGACATCCAGCGCAACCGTCTCGAGCGTGGACAGGCGATCGTCGACTGCGTGGAGGACCGACTCGGAATCGATCTCGCGATCGACGTCGAGGGCGGCTTCGGTCGTCCCCACGTCGCCCGCGCAATTGCTGACCATCCCGACGCCGACTACGACTACCAGGGCGCGTTCGACCACCTGATCGGTGCCGGGAAGCCGTGTTACGTCCCCCGATGGGTCCCGTCGTTCGACCGCGGTCGACGGACCCTGGAGGAGGCGTGTCCGATCGTCTCGCTCGCCCATCCGCTTCGCTACCGCGACCCGGCGAGTGCACTCGAGCTGGTCGCCGACCTCGACGCCGTGGAGCGACACTACCCCTACGGGCGCGCGGTCGACACCGAACCGGTCGAACGGGTCGTCGACCGCCACGACGTCCTCGTCACCGGCGGTAGCGACGCCCACGACGAGCGCCTCGGGCTCGCCGGCCTCTCGGCGGCGCAGTTCCGGGCGCTCGAGCTCCCGGCGCCGTGA
- a CDS encoding DUF6757 family protein: protein MKCHYCDREAAFAAESDGVKVGLCEEHFRERLQELAEADGLEALKEKVDVDRAE from the coding sequence ATGAAGTGTCATTACTGCGACCGCGAGGCCGCCTTCGCTGCCGAATCCGACGGAGTCAAGGTCGGTCTCTGCGAGGAACACTTCCGCGAGCGGTTGCAGGAACTCGCCGAGGCTGACGGGCTCGAAGCCCTGAAAGAGAAAGTCGACGTCGACCGCGCGGAGTAA
- a CDS encoding 4Fe-4S dicluster domain-containing protein: MAIDPQFHENREKVGEENGVAVWGPVDEPEQLGIRGTHVAVDYDLCIADGACLEDCPVDVFTWVDTPDHPESERKAEPTHEAQCIDCMLCVDVCPVDAIDVDAGRTA; this comes from the coding sequence ATGGCCATAGATCCACAATTCCACGAAAACCGAGAGAAAGTGGGCGAAGAAAACGGCGTCGCCGTCTGGGGACCGGTCGACGAGCCCGAGCAGCTGGGAATCCGCGGCACGCACGTCGCGGTCGACTACGACCTCTGTATCGCGGACGGGGCCTGCCTCGAGGACTGTCCGGTCGACGTCTTCACGTGGGTCGACACACCGGACCACCCCGAGAGCGAGCGAAAGGCCGAGCCGACCCACGAGGCCCAGTGCATCGATTGTATGCTCTGTGTCGACGTCTGTCCGGTCGACGCGATCGACGTCGACGCCGGCCGTACCGCCTGA
- a CDS encoding universal stress protein has protein sequence MPTYDTIVVPTDGSRPANRGLEHALAIAADNDADVHLVRIVDSGRYGEATALTSYEVALEKLEDEAASELESMAERARERGLTVECHCSRGTPHERIVELAEDVDADLVVMGKHGEGQAETPHLGSVADRVIRSTDRPVFTV, from the coding sequence ATGCCAACGTACGACACAATCGTCGTGCCGACCGACGGCAGTCGGCCGGCGAACCGGGGACTCGAGCACGCACTCGCCATCGCCGCAGACAACGACGCCGACGTCCACCTCGTCAGGATCGTCGACAGCGGGCGCTACGGCGAGGCAACGGCGTTGACGAGCTACGAAGTCGCCCTCGAAAAACTCGAGGACGAGGCGGCGTCGGAACTGGAGTCGATGGCCGAGCGCGCCCGCGAGCGCGGCCTGACCGTCGAGTGTCACTGTTCGCGCGGCACGCCCCACGAGCGGATCGTCGAACTCGCCGAGGACGTCGACGCCGACCTCGTCGTGATGGGGAAACACGGCGAGGGCCAGGCGGAGACGCCCCACCTCGGCAGCGTCGCCGACCGGGTGATCCGGAGCACCGATCGGCCGGTGTTCACCGTCTGA
- a CDS encoding alpha/beta fold hydrolase, with protein MPRATRDGVSIYYEHEQGAGEPVVFVQGLGYGRWMWRWQREAVAGGHEVVAPDNRGTGRSDDGLSRLVTKLPGKLRTPIIYTLAGYSVEGLAADLEAVLDDAGLYDVHLVGASLGGMIAQQYALEYGRAKTLTLLSTTHGGEDAVAMPEETREVIFDAPKGASERETIRHRMRPAFSDRFTNRNPHLIDRILEWRLEQDAAEPARVAQAAAGANFDVRDRVWELRTPTLLLHGTDDRVVPVENARLLHEKLPNSRLETIEGGSHLCFIEEPDRVNETLLAFLDEHERSTARSRSP; from the coding sequence ATGCCACGGGCGACTCGAGACGGCGTGTCGATCTACTACGAGCACGAGCAGGGAGCGGGCGAGCCCGTCGTGTTCGTCCAGGGGCTCGGTTACGGACGGTGGATGTGGCGCTGGCAACGCGAGGCTGTCGCCGGCGGGCACGAGGTGGTCGCACCGGACAACCGGGGAACCGGCCGATCCGACGACGGCCTCTCGAGGCTCGTGACGAAGCTCCCCGGGAAGCTCCGGACGCCGATCATCTACACACTCGCCGGCTACTCGGTCGAGGGGCTGGCCGCCGACCTCGAGGCCGTCCTCGACGACGCCGGCCTCTACGACGTTCACCTCGTCGGCGCGAGCTTAGGTGGAATGATCGCCCAGCAGTACGCCCTCGAGTACGGCCGGGCGAAGACGCTCACGCTGCTGTCTACGACCCACGGTGGCGAGGACGCGGTGGCGATGCCCGAGGAGACCCGGGAGGTGATCTTCGACGCTCCGAAGGGGGCCAGCGAGCGCGAGACGATCCGTCACCGAATGCGCCCCGCGTTCAGCGACCGCTTTACCAACCGCAACCCGCACCTGATCGATCGCATCCTCGAGTGGCGACTCGAGCAGGACGCCGCCGAACCGGCACGGGTGGCGCAGGCGGCTGCCGGAGCGAACTTCGACGTGCGCGATCGCGTCTGGGAACTCCGCACGCCGACGCTGCTCCTCCACGGAACCGACGACCGCGTGGTGCCGGTCGAGAACGCGCGCCTGCTCCACGAGAAGCTCCCGAACAGCCGTCTCGAGACGATCGAGGGTGGCTCACACCTCTGTTTCATCGAGGAGCCCGATCGGGTGAACGAGACGCTGCTCGCGTTTCTCGACGAACACGAACGATCGACGGCTCGCTCGCGGTCGCCGTAG
- a CDS encoding HalOD1 output domain-containing protein, translated as MADPIDDTPEPAPAHERRFDPAERPSEAVVTAVAAVSGVSPTALEPLFDAIEPDALDSLVAHAQRTGAPGEHRIRFSYAGFDVQVRGDGVVRLE; from the coding sequence ATGGCCGACCCCATCGACGACACACCGGAGCCCGCGCCAGCGCACGAACGGCGGTTCGATCCGGCCGAGCGGCCGAGCGAGGCCGTCGTCACCGCCGTCGCGGCGGTTTCGGGCGTCTCACCGACGGCGCTCGAGCCGCTTTTCGACGCGATCGAACCCGACGCACTCGACTCGCTGGTCGCCCACGCCCAGCGCACCGGCGCCCCCGGCGAGCACCGCATTCGGTTCTCCTACGCCGGGTTCGACGTCCAGGTTCGCGGCGACGGCGTCGTTCGACTCGAGTGA
- a CDS encoding DNA polymerase sliding clamp, whose amino-acid sequence MFKAIVSAETLSSALDSVSVLVDECKIHLEEEGLAIRAVDPANVGMVDLSLDATAFESYEADGGLIGVDLSRLEDIAGMAESGQLVQLELDEETRKLHIQIDGLEYTLALIDPDSIRQEPDIPDLDLPAQVVLEGKDVNRSVKAADMVSDHIALGVDDGAEYFYVDAEGDTDDVHLELTDADLIDLQVGPAHSLFSLDYLKDMNKAIPGDTEVTLELGEEFPIKLHFAFAEGQGQVTYMLAPRIQSD is encoded by the coding sequence ATGTTCAAGGCCATCGTGAGCGCGGAAACGCTCTCCAGCGCGCTCGACTCGGTGAGTGTGCTGGTCGACGAGTGCAAGATCCACCTCGAGGAGGAGGGCCTCGCGATCCGGGCCGTCGATCCCGCCAACGTCGGGATGGTCGACCTCTCGCTCGACGCGACCGCGTTCGAGTCCTACGAGGCCGACGGCGGGCTGATCGGCGTCGACCTCTCGCGGCTCGAGGACATCGCCGGCATGGCGGAATCCGGCCAGCTCGTCCAGCTCGAACTCGACGAGGAGACCCGCAAGCTGCACATCCAGATCGACGGGCTGGAGTACACGCTCGCGCTCATCGACCCCGACTCGATTCGACAGGAACCCGACATCCCGGACCTCGACCTGCCCGCCCAGGTGGTCTTAGAGGGCAAGGACGTCAACCGATCGGTGAAGGCGGCGGACATGGTCTCAGACCACATCGCCCTCGGCGTCGACGACGGGGCGGAGTACTTCTACGTCGACGCGGAAGGCGACACCGACGACGTCCACTTAGAGCTCACCGACGCGGACCTGATCGACCTCCAGGTCGGCCCCGCCCACTCGCTGTTCAGCCTCGACTACTTAAAGGACATGAACAAGGCGATCCCCGGCGACACCGAGGTCACCCTCGAGCTCGGCGAGGAGTTCCCGATCAAGCTCCACTTCGCGTTCGCCGAGGGACAGGGGCAGGTCACGTACATGCTCGCCCCGCGCATCCAGAGTGACTGA
- a CDS encoding Hvo_1808 family surface protein: protein MRRYTLIAVVALVVLSGCAAPVSGPVDPVEADGSLGTIAGYAHDDVLGVDGTEALSQAELEAVTYRAMARLEVLRGLEFEEDVEVEIVSREEYREETGWADEPASAFTNELWRATFVVDGETDVNEAYDELYGAAVAGYYSNGEIVLVADDPDAITVDRRVLVHELVHALQDQHFGLGREGETLDERRAELGLIEGEAEYLPERYDERCGEEWECLETPSRTVAEPTDRGFNVGLFLSIFAPYSEGPTFVAHLHETGGWEAVDAAYDERPASTSQVIHPERYPDDRPLEVTVEDRSSGGWAPIVEDGDENESEAVVRTETVGEATLFATLWANGVIDRPLTEGAGEYSPYNYSHPITDGWAGDTFVAYEHEDGETGHVWTLAWETDEDAERFAAAYGNLLEQNGATELEDGLYRIPDGDFAGAYYVALEGDVVTIVGGPDVEAHEGIHGVEVDGSLEPSVSTQSVAGPVAAGLETVPRTPAAGAAAIAGPGR, encoded by the coding sequence ATGCGAAGATACACACTCATCGCTGTCGTCGCGCTCGTCGTGCTGAGCGGCTGTGCGGCGCCGGTTTCGGGCCCCGTCGATCCCGTCGAGGCCGACGGTTCACTCGGCACCATCGCCGGCTACGCCCACGACGACGTCCTCGGCGTCGACGGGACCGAAGCGCTGAGCCAGGCCGAACTCGAGGCCGTCACCTACCGGGCGATGGCTCGACTCGAGGTGCTCCGCGGCCTCGAGTTCGAGGAGGACGTCGAGGTCGAGATCGTGAGTCGCGAGGAGTACCGCGAGGAGACCGGATGGGCGGACGAGCCGGCGTCGGCGTTCACGAACGAGCTCTGGCGGGCCACGTTCGTCGTCGACGGCGAGACGGACGTCAACGAGGCGTACGACGAACTGTACGGTGCGGCCGTCGCCGGCTACTATTCGAACGGGGAGATCGTGCTCGTCGCCGACGATCCCGACGCCATCACGGTCGATCGACGGGTGCTGGTCCACGAACTCGTCCACGCCCTGCAGGACCAGCACTTCGGACTCGGCCGAGAGGGCGAGACCCTCGACGAGCGGCGAGCCGAGCTCGGGTTGATCGAGGGCGAGGCCGAGTACCTCCCGGAGCGCTACGACGAGCGCTGTGGGGAAGAGTGGGAGTGTCTCGAGACGCCCTCCCGGACCGTCGCCGAGCCCACCGACCGGGGGTTCAACGTCGGTCTCTTCCTCTCGATCTTCGCCCCCTACAGCGAGGGGCCGACGTTCGTCGCCCACCTCCACGAGACCGGCGGCTGGGAAGCGGTCGACGCCGCCTACGACGAGCGACCGGCGAGCACCTCGCAGGTGATCCACCCCGAACGGTACCCGGACGACCGACCCCTCGAGGTGACGGTCGAGGACCGATCGTCGGGCGGCTGGGCGCCCATCGTCGAGGACGGGGACGAGAACGAGAGCGAGGCCGTGGTCCGGACCGAAACCGTCGGCGAGGCGACGCTCTTTGCGACCCTGTGGGCCAACGGCGTCATCGACCGACCGCTGACCGAGGGCGCCGGCGAGTACTCGCCGTACAACTACTCCCACCCGATCACCGACGGCTGGGCTGGCGACACGTTCGTCGCCTACGAGCACGAGGACGGTGAGACGGGCCACGTCTGGACGCTCGCCTGGGAGACCGACGAGGACGCCGAACGGTTCGCGGCGGCCTACGGCAACCTCCTCGAGCAAAACGGCGCGACGGAACTCGAGGACGGCCTCTACCGGATTCCCGACGGCGACTTCGCCGGCGCCTACTACGTCGCTCTGGAGGGCGACGTGGTCACGATCGTCGGCGGCCCGGACGTGGAGGCACACGAGGGAATCCACGGCGTCGAGGTCGACGGGTCGCTCGAGCCGTCGGTCTCGACGCAGAGCGTCGCTGGGCCCGTGGCGGCGGGGCTCGAGACCGTTCCCCGGACGCCCGCTGCGGGAGCGGCTGCGATCGCTGGACCCGGTCGCTGA